A single genomic interval of Microbacterium hydrocarbonoxydans harbors:
- a CDS encoding Lrp/AsnC family transcriptional regulator, giving the protein MMSPKKHPPLDDVAKTIIELLQEDGRRSYSDIGREVGLSEAAVRQRVQRLTESGVMQIVAVTDPMQLGFPRQAMIGIRVSGDTRVVAEAISEIAAIDYVVITVGSFDILAEVVCEDDEDLLALINDRIRPIDGVLSTETFIYAKLQKQLYNWGTR; this is encoded by the coding sequence ATGATGTCCCCCAAGAAGCATCCCCCATTGGATGACGTCGCCAAGACGATCATCGAGCTGCTCCAGGAAGACGGACGACGCTCGTACTCCGACATCGGCCGCGAGGTCGGGCTCAGCGAGGCGGCCGTCCGCCAGCGGGTCCAGCGCCTCACCGAGTCCGGCGTCATGCAGATCGTCGCGGTCACCGACCCGATGCAGCTGGGCTTCCCCCGTCAGGCCATGATCGGCATCCGGGTCTCCGGCGACACCAGGGTGGTCGCCGAGGCGATCTCCGAGATCGCGGCGATCGACTACGTGGTGATCACGGTCGGCTCGTTCGACATCCTCGCCGAGGTGGTCTGCGAGGACGACGAGGACCTGCTCGCCCTGATCAACGACCGCATCCGACCGATCGACGGCGTCCTGTCGACCGAGACCTTCATCTACGCCAAGCTGCAGAAGCAGCTCTACAACTGGGGGACCAGATGA
- a CDS encoding PucR family transcriptional regulator, whose product MSERSDFELSRTERPERSAFLTVSGVLAEPAVQQGVPSVLVGGAALDAPVRWVHVSDSPDVARLLDGGELLLTTGAGWPSDVEQLRDFATSLHRAGIAGIVFELGTARPAVPQPLVDLCATAGLALIALTREVKFVAVTEAVHHALIAAQTHALHERQHLHELFTALSLQGAPADVVVSETARALRAPVILENLAGEVIASEGLDAPIADVLRSRGGAEQVPVQARGVRWGTLLALPGPAHPAGRVTVLEQGATALAFGCIADGGDTEWSLLAQRTVIDDLLGARFAKADDIDARLRAGGFALNGRQCHGIVARGSASISELAYRARQAGFAVMAAKVEGDDVALLSLPASAVLFDEVVLRIAGPDRAVFVGPAADDVVGLLGSLRAARDLADSDRAEAGARVRRVDDRPLERLVATLRDDHRLHEHSERMLAPLIRHDRERRGDLLAVLAALVAHPGNRSAAAAASHLSRSVFYQRLTLIGDLLGADLDDGETIAALHLALLARRRTAASD is encoded by the coding sequence GTGTCAGAACGTAGCGACTTCGAGCTGAGCCGGACAGAGCGTCCGGAGAGGAGCGCGTTCCTCACCGTCTCCGGTGTGCTCGCCGAGCCCGCCGTGCAGCAGGGCGTCCCGTCGGTGCTCGTCGGCGGCGCCGCCCTCGATGCCCCGGTGCGCTGGGTGCATGTTTCCGACAGCCCGGATGTCGCGCGACTTCTCGACGGCGGCGAACTGCTGCTGACCACGGGGGCCGGGTGGCCGAGCGACGTCGAGCAGCTGCGGGACTTCGCGACCAGCCTGCACCGCGCGGGCATCGCCGGCATCGTGTTCGAACTCGGTACAGCGCGCCCGGCGGTGCCCCAGCCGCTGGTTGACCTGTGCGCGACGGCCGGACTCGCGCTCATCGCCCTGACCCGAGAGGTCAAGTTCGTCGCGGTGACCGAGGCGGTGCATCACGCCCTCATCGCCGCGCAGACGCACGCGCTGCACGAGCGCCAGCATCTGCACGAGCTCTTCACCGCGCTGAGCCTGCAGGGTGCGCCGGCCGATGTCGTGGTGTCCGAGACCGCGCGGGCGCTGCGCGCACCGGTGATCCTCGAGAACCTCGCGGGGGAGGTGATCGCGTCCGAGGGGCTCGATGCGCCCATCGCTGACGTCCTGAGGTCACGCGGTGGCGCCGAGCAGGTACCCGTCCAGGCGCGGGGTGTGCGCTGGGGCACGCTGCTCGCTCTGCCGGGGCCCGCTCATCCCGCCGGACGGGTCACGGTGCTCGAACAGGGGGCGACGGCCCTCGCGTTCGGCTGCATCGCCGACGGCGGCGACACGGAATGGTCGCTGCTCGCGCAGCGCACGGTCATCGATGATCTGCTGGGAGCGCGCTTCGCGAAGGCTGACGACATCGACGCGCGGCTGCGTGCCGGAGGGTTCGCGCTGAACGGCCGGCAGTGTCATGGGATCGTCGCCCGCGGGTCGGCGTCGATCAGCGAGCTCGCGTATCGCGCGCGGCAGGCGGGGTTCGCGGTCATGGCCGCCAAGGTCGAGGGCGACGACGTCGCTCTCCTCTCGCTGCCGGCATCGGCCGTGCTGTTCGACGAGGTCGTACTGCGCATCGCCGGCCCCGATCGCGCGGTGTTCGTCGGCCCGGCCGCCGATGATGTCGTCGGACTGCTCGGCTCGCTGCGCGCCGCGCGCGACCTGGCAGACAGCGACCGCGCCGAGGCAGGGGCGAGAGTGCGGCGCGTCGACGATCGCCCGCTCGAACGCCTCGTCGCCACGCTGCGCGACGATCACCGGCTGCACGAGCACAGCGAGCGGATGCTGGCCCCGCTGATCCGTCATGACCGCGAGCGCCGCGGTGACCTGCTCGCCGTGCTGGCAGCTCTCGTCGCGCACCCGGGCAACCGCTCGGCGGCGGCCGCCGCGAGTCACCTCTCGCGGTCGGTCTTCTATCAGCGCCTCACTCTGATCGGCGACCTGCTCGGTGCCGATCTCGACGACGGTGAGACGATCGCGGCGCTCCACCTCGCGCTCCTCGCGAGGCGGCGCACCGCGGCATCCGACTGA
- a CDS encoding aspartate aminotransferase family protein, which produces MSTHRTTPSEAELQAMAKDHLWMHFTRQSTMEKNGVPIIVKGDGHRIWDSKGKEYFDGLAGLFVVNAGHGRRRLAEAAAKQASELSFFPLWSYAHPAAIELADRLADEAPGDLNRVFFSTGGGEAVETAFKLAKHYWKLMGKPTKHKVISRSVAYHGTPQGALAITGIPAMKAMFEPVTPGGFRVPNTNFYRAAEMGGPSDDLEAFGRWAADRIEEMILFEGADTVAAVFLEPVQNSGGCFPPPPGYFARVREICDRHDVLLVSDEVICAFGRLGHTFACTGLGYVPDMITCAKGMTSGYSPIGATVISDRIYEPFSKGDMSFPHGYTFGGHPVSAAVALENLAIFDEEGLNEHVRENSPLFRAELEKLLDLPVVGDVRGDGYFFGIELVKDKATRETFDDDESERLLRGFLSPALFEAGLYCRADDRGDPVIQLAPPLTVGPAEFRQIEQILRSVLTDAQSVL; this is translated from the coding sequence ATGAGTACGCACCGCACGACCCCGTCCGAGGCAGAACTGCAGGCGATGGCCAAGGACCACCTGTGGATGCATTTCACCCGGCAGTCCACGATGGAGAAGAACGGCGTGCCGATCATCGTCAAGGGCGACGGTCACCGCATCTGGGACTCGAAGGGCAAGGAGTACTTCGACGGCCTCGCGGGCCTCTTCGTCGTCAACGCCGGGCACGGCCGCCGGCGGCTCGCGGAGGCCGCGGCGAAGCAGGCATCCGAGCTGTCGTTCTTCCCGCTGTGGTCGTATGCGCACCCCGCGGCGATCGAGCTGGCCGACCGTCTGGCCGACGAGGCGCCCGGCGACCTCAACCGCGTGTTCTTCTCGACGGGCGGAGGCGAGGCGGTCGAGACCGCCTTCAAGCTCGCGAAGCACTACTGGAAGCTGATGGGCAAGCCCACCAAGCACAAGGTCATCTCCCGCTCGGTCGCCTATCACGGCACTCCGCAGGGCGCACTGGCGATCACCGGGATCCCGGCGATGAAGGCCATGTTCGAGCCCGTCACCCCTGGAGGTTTCCGGGTGCCGAACACCAACTTCTACCGCGCGGCCGAGATGGGCGGCCCGAGCGACGACCTCGAGGCCTTCGGACGCTGGGCGGCCGACCGCATCGAGGAGATGATCCTCTTCGAAGGTGCAGACACCGTCGCCGCCGTGTTCCTCGAGCCGGTCCAGAACTCCGGCGGATGCTTCCCGCCCCCTCCCGGATACTTCGCCAGGGTGCGCGAGATCTGCGATCGCCACGACGTGCTGCTCGTCTCGGACGAGGTCATCTGCGCGTTCGGCCGACTCGGCCACACCTTCGCGTGCACGGGCCTCGGCTACGTCCCCGACATGATCACCTGCGCCAAGGGCATGACGAGCGGCTACTCCCCCATCGGCGCCACCGTGATCAGCGACCGGATCTACGAGCCGTTCTCGAAGGGCGACATGTCTTTCCCGCACGGCTACACGTTCGGCGGTCACCCGGTGTCGGCGGCCGTGGCCCTCGAGAACCTCGCGATCTTCGATGAGGAGGGGCTCAACGAGCACGTCCGCGAGAACTCGCCGCTGTTCCGCGCCGAGCTCGAGAAGCTGCTCGATCTCCCGGTCGTGGGCGATGTGCGCGGTGACGGGTACTTCTTCGGCATCGAGCTCGTGAAGGACAAGGCGACGCGCGAGACGTTCGACGACGACGAGTCCGAGCGGCTGCTGCGCGGCTTCCTCTCCCCCGCCCTGTTCGAAGCCGGGCTGTACTGCCGCGCCGACGACCGCGGCGACCCCGTGATCCAGCTCGCTCCGCCGCTGACGGTGGGACCTGCCGAGTTCCGTCAGATCGAGCAGATCCTGCGCAGCGTCCTCACCGACGCGCAGTCGGTGCTCTGA
- a CDS encoding aspartate aminotransferase family protein: MTTFTDRHGASQPLPAPEAEAQVRADDRGHVFHSWSAQGLIDPLPVAAGEGSTFWDYAGNAYLDFSSQLVNLNLGHQHPDLVAAIQQQAGRLSTIQPAMANDVRGELARLIVEVAPEGFEKVFFTNGGAEANEYAVRMARQSTGRHKVLSMYRSYHGSTSTAISLTGDPRRWANGSPDSGAVRFFGPYLYRSPFHAETPEQESERALAHLEQTIQLEGPATIAAIIIETVVGTNGVLVPPPGYLQGVRELCDRYGIVYIADEVMVGFGRLGEWFGIDAYDGRPDLITFAKGVNSGYVPLGGVVISERIAKAFDTTPFAGGLTYSGHPLACAAGVATFEVFRRDGILERVRDLGERIVEPTLRRWVDTHPSVGEVRGRGLFWAVELVRDKETREPLVPFNASGADAAPVAAFAAAAKKAGVWPFTHFNRMHVAPPLVISEDDLIRGLAVLDEALAVADEHAAG, from the coding sequence ATGACGACCTTCACCGATCGCCACGGCGCATCGCAGCCGCTCCCCGCCCCCGAGGCCGAGGCGCAGGTGCGGGCGGACGACCGCGGCCACGTCTTCCATTCCTGGAGCGCCCAGGGACTCATCGACCCGCTGCCCGTCGCCGCGGGTGAGGGCTCGACGTTCTGGGACTACGCCGGCAACGCATACCTCGACTTCTCGAGCCAGCTCGTGAACCTCAACCTCGGGCACCAGCATCCCGACCTCGTCGCCGCGATCCAGCAGCAGGCCGGCCGCCTGTCCACCATCCAGCCGGCGATGGCCAACGACGTGCGGGGCGAGCTCGCCCGGCTCATCGTCGAGGTCGCGCCCGAGGGCTTCGAGAAGGTCTTCTTCACCAACGGCGGCGCCGAGGCCAACGAGTACGCGGTGCGCATGGCCCGGCAGTCGACGGGGCGCCACAAGGTGCTGTCGATGTACCGCAGCTATCACGGGTCGACCTCGACGGCGATCTCGCTGACGGGCGACCCTCGCCGGTGGGCCAACGGCTCGCCCGACTCGGGAGCGGTGCGCTTCTTCGGGCCGTATCTGTACCGGTCGCCCTTCCACGCCGAGACCCCGGAGCAGGAGTCCGAGCGGGCGCTCGCCCACCTCGAGCAGACCATCCAGCTCGAGGGGCCGGCGACCATCGCGGCCATCATCATCGAGACGGTCGTCGGCACGAACGGCGTGCTCGTGCCGCCGCCCGGGTACCTGCAGGGGGTTCGTGAGCTCTGCGACCGCTACGGCATCGTCTACATCGCCGACGAGGTCATGGTCGGCTTCGGCCGCCTCGGCGAGTGGTTCGGCATCGACGCGTACGACGGGCGCCCTGACCTGATCACCTTCGCGAAGGGCGTGAACTCCGGGTACGTGCCGCTCGGCGGCGTCGTGATCTCCGAGCGCATCGCAAAGGCCTTCGACACCACGCCGTTCGCGGGAGGGCTCACCTACTCCGGGCATCCGCTCGCGTGCGCCGCAGGCGTCGCGACCTTCGAGGTGTTCCGTCGCGACGGCATCCTCGAGCGCGTGCGCGACCTCGGCGAGCGCATCGTCGAGCCGACGCTGCGCCGCTGGGTCGACACCCACCCGAGTGTCGGCGAGGTGCGCGGACGCGGTCTCTTCTGGGCCGTCGAGCTGGTGCGCGACAAGGAGACGCGCGAACCGCTGGTGCCGTTCAACGCGAGCGGAGCGGATGCCGCGCCCGTCGCCGCCTTCGCGGCTGCCGCCAAGAAGGCCGGCGTCTGGCCCTTCACCCACTTCAACCGGATGCACGTCGCGCCGCCGCTCGTGATCAGTGAGGACGACCTGATTCGCGGCCTCGCCGTGCTGGATGAGGCCCTCGCCGTCGCAGACGAGCACGCCGCGGGCTGA
- a CDS encoding CoA-acylating methylmalonate-semialdehyde dehydrogenase: protein MDIVRHLINGAETADAARTGQVFDPATGQVTKQVAFASTAEVDQAIAAAASALPAWRETSLIKRADVFFRLRQLLKERTPELAAIVTSEHGKVLSDAAGEVSRGIENVEFAAGLVHLLKGERSEQVSRGVDVHSVKQPVGVVAAITPFNFPVMVPLWMVASAIACGNTVVLKPSEKDPSAAVWIAKLFQEAGLPDGVLNVVHGDKEAVDALLESPRVNAISFVGSTPIARSIYQRSANAGKRVQALGGAKNHMVVMPDADIDAAADAAVSAAYGSAGERCMAVSVLVAVGDIADDLVGAIASRIEGLSIGAGTDAASEMGPLITREHRDRVASYVTGAAAEGATVVVDGTTKEFDSDGFFIGVSLIDRVAPGMNVYEDEIFGPVLSVVRVETYAEAVELVNANTYGNGTAIFTRDGGTARQYEFDIEVGMVGVNVPIPVPIGAYSFGGWKDSLFGDSHIYGPESVHFYTRSKVVTTRWPDHTPSQIDLGFPSNH, encoded by the coding sequence GTGGACATCGTCCGTCACCTCATCAACGGAGCAGAGACCGCCGACGCGGCGCGCACGGGGCAGGTCTTCGACCCGGCCACCGGACAGGTGACGAAGCAGGTCGCCTTCGCGTCGACCGCCGAGGTCGACCAGGCGATCGCCGCCGCGGCATCCGCTCTGCCCGCATGGCGCGAGACGAGCCTCATCAAGCGCGCCGACGTGTTCTTCCGCCTACGCCAGCTGCTCAAGGAGCGCACGCCGGAGCTCGCGGCGATCGTCACCTCGGAGCACGGCAAGGTGCTCTCGGATGCGGCCGGTGAGGTCTCGCGCGGCATCGAGAACGTCGAGTTCGCCGCCGGACTCGTGCACCTGCTCAAGGGAGAACGCAGCGAACAGGTCTCCCGCGGCGTCGACGTGCACTCGGTCAAGCAGCCCGTCGGGGTCGTCGCGGCGATCACCCCGTTCAACTTCCCCGTCATGGTGCCGCTGTGGATGGTCGCCTCGGCGATCGCCTGCGGCAACACGGTCGTGCTCAAGCCGAGCGAGAAGGACCCGTCGGCGGCCGTCTGGATCGCGAAGCTCTTCCAGGAGGCAGGTCTGCCCGACGGTGTGCTCAACGTCGTGCACGGCGACAAGGAGGCCGTCGACGCCCTGCTCGAGTCGCCGCGCGTGAACGCGATCAGCTTCGTGGGCTCGACTCCCATCGCCCGCTCGATCTACCAGCGCTCGGCGAACGCGGGCAAGCGGGTGCAGGCTCTCGGCGGTGCGAAGAACCACATGGTCGTGATGCCGGATGCCGACATCGACGCCGCAGCCGACGCCGCGGTCTCGGCCGCCTACGGGTCCGCCGGCGAGCGCTGCATGGCCGTCTCGGTGCTCGTCGCGGTGGGCGACATCGCCGACGACCTCGTCGGGGCGATCGCGTCGCGCATCGAGGGGCTCTCGATCGGCGCCGGCACGGATGCCGCAAGCGAGATGGGTCCGCTCATCACCCGCGAGCACCGCGACCGCGTCGCCTCCTACGTCACCGGTGCCGCAGCGGAAGGCGCGACCGTCGTGGTCGACGGCACGACGAAGGAGTTCGACTCCGACGGCTTCTTCATCGGCGTCAGCCTCATCGACCGGGTGGCACCCGGCATGAACGTCTACGAGGACGAGATCTTCGGCCCGGTGCTGTCGGTCGTGCGCGTCGAGACCTACGCCGAGGCCGTCGAGCTCGTCAACGCGAACACGTACGGCAACGGCACGGCGATCTTCACGCGCGACGGCGGCACCGCCCGTCAGTACGAGTTCGACATCGAGGTCGGCATGGTCGGCGTCAACGTGCCGATCCCCGTGCCGATCGGGGCCTACTCGTTCGGCGGCTGGAAGGACTCGCTCTTCGGAGACTCGCACATCTACGGTCCCGAGTCCGTGCACTTCTACACTCGGTCGAAGGTGGTCACCACGCGCTGGCCCGACCACACGCCCTCGCAGATCGACCTGGGCTTCCCGAGCAACCACTGA
- a CDS encoding MFS transporter: MIAAQLTARFPNGMTSLAILLHVEQQTGSYGSAGLVLAATSVGQAVAGPITSRWMGAWGMRRVLTLTLSVCVVAVLGLALLPLSVAGYMALGMIAGLSTPPVQSAVRTIYPKLVNAKQLTPLFSLDASLQEIIWVLAPVVITLVSTQIGTSEGLLLVAVVLVGGGAWFILSPEVGRVRIPRSRHAFGTVVLKPPVLLATVIGFLLIGACSAVEVGVVATFEHGSLAAGLVLAVFSVGSLAGGLAFGHIPIGPWAMARRLAIVTVGLALTMVSLNVFWLGGTLVLAGIGIAPALAVLFAITTASVKFSQTAEAFGWAGTGQLIGAAAGSAVAGFLVDATDPRGAYLAATLFAAAGLVVSIVFVRAFPDLRHRDASPHPDTEPLAVTPS; the protein is encoded by the coding sequence ATGATCGCTGCACAGCTGACCGCCCGCTTCCCCAACGGGATGACGTCGCTGGCGATCCTGCTGCACGTCGAGCAGCAGACAGGGTCCTACGGTTCCGCCGGTCTCGTGCTCGCTGCCACCAGCGTGGGCCAGGCCGTCGCCGGCCCGATCACCAGCCGGTGGATGGGCGCCTGGGGCATGCGTCGGGTCCTCACCCTGACCCTCAGCGTGTGCGTCGTCGCCGTGCTCGGCCTCGCCCTGCTGCCGTTGAGCGTCGCGGGCTACATGGCGCTCGGCATGATCGCCGGACTCTCCACCCCGCCGGTCCAGTCGGCCGTCCGCACCATCTACCCGAAGCTCGTGAACGCGAAGCAGCTCACACCCCTCTTCTCACTCGACGCCTCACTGCAGGAGATCATCTGGGTCCTGGCGCCGGTCGTGATCACCCTCGTGTCGACCCAGATCGGGACGTCGGAGGGCCTGCTGCTCGTCGCCGTCGTGCTCGTGGGCGGCGGCGCGTGGTTCATCCTCTCCCCCGAGGTCGGCCGCGTGCGCATCCCGCGCAGCCGCCACGCGTTCGGCACGGTCGTCCTCAAGCCTCCTGTGCTGCTCGCCACCGTCATCGGATTCCTGCTGATCGGCGCGTGCTCGGCCGTCGAGGTCGGAGTCGTCGCGACCTTCGAGCACGGAAGCCTCGCCGCAGGTCTCGTCCTCGCCGTGTTCTCGGTCGGCAGCCTCGCGGGCGGTCTGGCGTTCGGGCACATCCCGATCGGCCCGTGGGCCATGGCCCGCCGACTCGCCATCGTCACCGTCGGCCTCGCGCTCACCATGGTCTCCCTGAATGTGTTCTGGCTCGGCGGCACGCTCGTCCTCGCCGGCATCGGCATCGCCCCCGCGCTCGCCGTGCTGTTCGCGATCACGACGGCGAGCGTCAAGTTCAGCCAGACCGCCGAGGCGTTCGGGTGGGCGGGCACCGGTCAGCTCATCGGCGCCGCAGCCGGATCCGCCGTCGCCGGATTCCTGGTCGACGCCACAGACCCGCGCGGCGCTTACCTCGCAGCGACGCTGTTCGCCGCCGCGGGGCTGGTCGTCTCCATCGTCTTCGTCCGCGCGTTCCCCGACCTGCGTCATCGCGACGCGAGCCCGCATCCCGACACCGAACCCCTGGCGGTCACCCCTTCATGA
- a CDS encoding sugar kinase gives MSSASSPLPRTPEVVCVGESMGLLTALGAPLAETETAALGIAGAEGNVAVGLVAAGHPAAWASRLGDDPIGTRIATELGRRGVQLWATTDADAPTGVMFKDPGIESSSVYYYRRGSAASLMAPGFLTPAQLGGVRIVHTTGITPALSASCRDMVDELYGTARAAGALVSFDVNDRRALWSRDDAAATLTRLADAADIAFVGRDEAERIWGTATASDIRRHLPRCGLLVVKDGDVGATAFRGDEEPVFVPAPRVEVVEPVGAGDAFAAGFLAASLDDADLAERLSAGHAAAARVLTTHGDLPPIA, from the coding sequence ATGAGCTCCGCGTCCTCTCCCCTGCCCCGCACGCCCGAGGTCGTCTGCGTCGGCGAGTCCATGGGACTCCTCACCGCGCTCGGCGCACCGCTGGCCGAGACCGAGACGGCGGCGCTCGGGATCGCCGGCGCCGAGGGCAACGTCGCGGTCGGCCTCGTCGCGGCTGGTCACCCTGCCGCGTGGGCCTCGCGTCTGGGCGACGATCCGATCGGCACGCGCATCGCGACGGAGCTGGGACGCCGCGGGGTGCAGCTGTGGGCCACGACCGATGCGGATGCTCCCACCGGCGTCATGTTCAAGGACCCCGGCATCGAGTCGTCATCCGTCTACTACTACCGACGAGGGTCCGCCGCCTCGCTGATGGCCCCGGGCTTCCTCACCCCCGCGCAGCTCGGCGGGGTGAGGATCGTGCACACGACCGGCATCACGCCCGCGCTCTCCGCCTCGTGCCGCGACATGGTCGACGAGCTCTACGGCACAGCCCGCGCGGCCGGAGCACTGGTCTCGTTCGACGTGAACGACCGCCGTGCCCTGTGGTCCCGCGACGATGCCGCCGCCACCCTCACCCGCCTCGCCGACGCCGCCGACATCGCGTTCGTCGGTCGCGACGAGGCCGAGCGGATCTGGGGCACGGCGACGGCATCCGACATCCGCAGGCATCTGCCCCGCTGCGGCCTCCTGGTCGTGAAGGACGGGGATGTCGGTGCGACCGCGTTCCGCGGTGACGAGGAGCCTGTGTTCGTCCCGGCTCCCCGCGTCGAGGTCGTCGAGCCGGTCGGCGCAGGCGACGCCTTCGCTGCGGGGTTCCTCGCGGCATCCCTCGACGACGCGGACCTTGCGGAGCGGCTCTCCGCCGGGCACGCCGCCGCCGCACGGGTGCTCACCACGCACGGCGATCTGCCGCCGATCGCCTGA
- a CDS encoding acyl-CoA dehydrogenase family protein: protein MSTFDPTAYLPDDLLERIRERAPIHDRENTFPEQDLDELRTAGYLSILVPVERGGAGLGLAEAAVLQQRLATAAPATALAINMHLVWTGVAKVFSDRGVPGLEFVQDGAAAGEVFAFGISEGGNDLVLFGSDTDAVPTDDGGYAFTGTKIFTSLAPVWTRLGLHGLDTTSADAPKLVFAFVERTDAVVTGDDWDTLGMRATQSRTTRLDGARADAAHVVRRIDPGPNPDPIVFGIFSVFEILLASVYTGIARRALDLAVLTAQQRRSKKTGVAYSQDPDIRWRIADMGLAYDALPPQIAALARDVDEKVDNGARWFALLSGVKHRAITMSKHVVDQAMLVAGGGSYFSSNELSRLYRDVLAGAFHPSDPESAHATAASSWLGPIES from the coding sequence ATGAGCACGTTCGACCCGACCGCGTACCTGCCGGACGACCTCCTCGAGCGCATCCGCGAGCGCGCGCCGATCCACGATCGCGAGAACACGTTCCCCGAGCAGGACCTCGACGAGCTCCGCACCGCCGGGTACCTGTCGATCCTGGTGCCCGTCGAGCGCGGCGGTGCAGGGCTCGGCCTCGCGGAGGCGGCGGTCCTGCAGCAGCGCCTCGCGACGGCCGCGCCCGCGACGGCTCTCGCCATCAACATGCACCTGGTGTGGACCGGCGTCGCCAAGGTCTTCTCCGATCGGGGCGTCCCCGGGCTCGAGTTCGTGCAGGACGGCGCCGCGGCGGGAGAGGTCTTCGCCTTCGGCATCAGCGAAGGGGGGAACGACCTCGTGCTGTTCGGCAGCGACACCGACGCCGTGCCCACCGACGACGGCGGCTACGCGTTCACGGGCACGAAGATCTTCACCTCGCTCGCGCCGGTGTGGACGAGGCTCGGACTCCACGGCCTCGACACGACGAGCGCCGACGCGCCGAAGCTCGTGTTCGCGTTCGTCGAGCGCACCGATGCGGTCGTCACCGGCGACGACTGGGACACGCTCGGGATGCGCGCGACGCAGAGCCGCACGACCCGGCTCGATGGGGCAAGGGCGGATGCTGCGCATGTGGTGCGCCGCATCGATCCCGGCCCGAACCCCGATCCGATCGTCTTCGGGATCTTCTCCGTCTTCGAGATCCTGCTCGCGTCCGTGTACACCGGCATCGCGCGCCGGGCGCTCGACCTCGCCGTGCTGACCGCGCAGCAGCGCCGCTCGAAGAAGACCGGCGTCGCCTACAGTCAGGATCCGGACATCCGCTGGCGCATCGCCGACATGGGACTGGCGTACGACGCGCTGCCGCCGCAGATCGCCGCGCTCGCCCGCGACGTCGACGAGAAGGTCGACAACGGCGCCCGGTGGTTCGCCCTCCTCTCGGGCGTCAAGCACCGCGCGATCACGATGTCGAAGCATGTCGTCGACCAGGCGATGCTCGTCGCCGGAGGCGGTTCGTACTTCTCCTCGAACGAGCTGTCCCGGCTGTACCGCGATGTGCTCGCAGGGGCGTTCCACCCTTCGGACCCTGAATCTGCACACGCCACGGCCGCGAGCTCATGGCTCGGACCGATCGAGTCCTGA
- the nrdH gene encoding glutaredoxin-like protein NrdH → MSITVYTKPSCVQCNATYRALDAKGIEYEILDLSEDATALEQVKALGYMQAPVVVTDEGHWSGFRPDKIDELASRLA, encoded by the coding sequence ATGTCGATCACCGTCTACACCAAGCCGTCCTGCGTTCAGTGCAACGCCACCTACCGCGCGCTCGACGCCAAGGGCATCGAGTACGAGATCCTCGACCTTTCGGAAGACGCCACGGCGCTCGAGCAGGTCAAGGCGCTCGGCTACATGCAGGCACCCGTCGTCGTCACCGACGAGGGTCACTGGTCGGGCTTCCGTCCCGACAAGATCGACGAGCTCGCCTCGCGTCTGGCGTGA
- a CDS encoding alpha/beta fold hydrolase yields MPAPLTLPRISWGDPASARHALLVHGLGSSAALMWRLGTALADDGWNATAVDLRGHGDAPRALDYSVAAYGADLAATSPEHGGAWDAVIGHSLGGASSTAAASASPGWTRRLVLLDPAILVGGRDAAIVRRSQERAFADNRIELVQQEHPHWHPQDCELKVDAVHRASAWAVEQTSAQNTPWDVTADAARLTVATHVIASDPEVYSIFTGEVAASVLASNSLVTMSVIEGAGHSLHRDKPDETIRQLREALA; encoded by the coding sequence ATGCCTGCACCGCTCACGCTGCCCCGCATCTCCTGGGGCGACCCGGCATCCGCCCGCCACGCCCTGCTCGTGCACGGACTCGGCTCCTCGGCCGCGCTGATGTGGCGACTGGGCACGGCACTCGCCGACGACGGCTGGAACGCCACCGCTGTGGACCTCCGCGGACACGGCGATGCGCCGCGGGCGCTCGACTACTCCGTCGCCGCCTACGGGGCGGACCTCGCGGCGACCTCCCCGGAGCACGGCGGCGCCTGGGATGCCGTGATCGGCCACTCGCTCGGTGGAGCCTCCAGCACCGCTGCCGCATCCGCCTCTCCGGGGTGGACCCGGCGACTCGTGCTCCTCGACCCCGCGATCCTTGTCGGAGGGCGGGATGCCGCGATCGTGCGCCGCAGCCAGGAGCGCGCGTTCGCCGACAACAGGATCGAGCTGGTGCAGCAGGAGCATCCGCACTGGCACCCGCAGGACTGCGAACTCAAGGTCGACGCCGTGCACCGCGCCAGCGCGTGGGCCGTCGAGCAGACCAGCGCCCAGAACACGCCGTGGGACGTCACCGCGGATGCCGCCCGACTGACGGTCGCGACCCACGTCATCGCCTCGGATCCCGAGGTGTACAGCATCTTCACCGGCGAGGTCGCGGCCTCCGTGCTCGCCTCGAACTCGCTCGTCACGATGTCGGTGATCGAGGGAGCCGGTCATTCGCTGCACCGCGACAAGCCGGACGAGACCATCCGACAGCTGAGAGAGGCACTCGCATGA